ACGGTACATCAGAAATGGGGTGATGGAAGGCGGAGGGGGCGTTGAGAACATGGGAGCATGGCTGTGTCCGTGCCCCTATTCTGGCTGACTTGTGCCCCCTCTGGTCATTTGTATTGATGCCTTGAGTCCCCACCTGGCACTAAATGAGCATGCCAGCCTCACAGGGTCTTTTGAGGTGACACAGGCACATAAGAAGCACCCGCAAGGTCGGCAGAAGTCCCTTCTGGGGTCCACCTCCTGCGCCCCCACCTCGTCCATGGAACTGTCCACTCACCCTGAGCCTGGGGCTGGGTGGCCTCCTCAGCTGGAGCGCCTGCAGTCTCGGCAGCTGGCTGGGCCTCTCTTGCTGAGCTGTGGGCGTTGGCCACCAGGTTCCGGGCAGCACTGAAGCCAGGCAGGGACCCAAAGAAGCTGCCCAGGGTCtacatggggtggggggtgtgtgagCAGAGCCAGGTGTGGTGGGGCGGGGCAAGGGGCACATCAGACAGCCCTGGGTTCCCAGACCGCCCCGGACCCTTGCTCCTGGGTGACCTCAGGAAAGTGTCCCAACcactcagcctcagtttcctcacctgagCAATGGGCAGGTTCAGTCTACCTCCCGGGGACAGAGGAAATAATCCTCTGGGTCTCTAAAGACCTTTTCCTTTCAGGGTCCACatcttacagatggggaaactgaggctcagagaggggccgagactggcccaaggtcacacagcaggggaAGAACTGAGGTTTGAGTGCATCCTTCCACCCCTCACCCTCCAGCTGGGGACCAGATGGAAGACTGGCCTGGTAGCTCTCAGAGCCCTCCCAACCGACCCCGGAAGCCCCTTCAGACCCCAGGACTATGGAGGTCACCTCCCTAAGGTTCCGGGGGCTTCTCAGGGCCCAGCTGGGGTCGTCCCCTCCCACGCCTGCCCTCACCTTGCCCTTGGGTTTGGGGGGATCCTGGCCTCCGTCTCGAGCAGACATGGTTACCCTCTAGGCAGCTGGAAGGAGGtagagatgggggaggggcgTGAATGGGGGCTCCCGGGCTTCCTGCCCGACACCCATAACCCCAAGCAGTCCCCCAGCTCCTGCCCAGAGGCCGGCCTCACCCTGGCATTGCTCACCTGGACCGTGTGGAGGTCCCTTGGAGTGACAGGTGGTGTAGCCGGCAGCTGGGCTCTCAGCTCCCAGGCCTTATAGGGTCTGGGGTGGTGCGGGCCTGGCTGGCTGAGGCAGGCAGCcagtgggctgggggagggctctGGGTGGTCACGTGACTGCCTGCCTGCCCGACCGGCCCAGTGTGGGCCCAGCGCCCAGCACCTTTCCCCCGCTCCCAGCGCCCGGCAGCCTCTGCCCACAGCACCTGCCCCCACCAGGCTGAGTGATTCACGGGTCGTCCCATACCCTCAAGGCACAGCCTGCTTAACCTCTGGGCCTCTGGTGTCCACCTGGGTGATGGGCGTGTTCCAGTTGCTTTGCGGGGCTACCTTGCCTTGGCCAGTTACTGTCTGTGTGCTTCAGCTGCCCCTCCAGACACCTCACCAGGGCCCACAAGGTCttgcttcctccctctttccccctcTCTCATCACGCTTCAACCACACAGGCCTCCTCTCTGTTCCTCCAGATTGCTAGGCCTGGTCCTGCtccaggacctttgcacctgctATTATTCCTTCTGCTTGCAGCATCTTCCCCAGACACCCCCATGGCTTCCTCCCTCACATCCACCGGGCCTGTCTTTTGTTCCCTGCAACAGGATGGCACCCAGAACACAGGTGGCACTCAAGAAATGTTTGGCTAAATGGGCCAACTCAGAGGGTGGTTGTGAACATGAAATGAGGTCACGCATGTAACCTATTGATCCCAGTGTCTGGTATGTAGCAGGTGTTCAACAGACATCAGCTTAGCATTGtccagggagaaagagaggagcaGGGTCtgtctggggcagggaggggatgtgtCACTCTCCAGAAAGGACTTCCCTTGAGAAAGGGCCTAAATACAGACCCAGACAGGGCATCAACTGAACTGGGGGATACCCTAAGAGTGAGATCTGGGCCTGGTGGGCTTGGGTCAACCCAGGGTGGCTTCCTGGAAAAGGCATCCTGTGCCTGAGGCTGTAGAGCTGGGAATTGGCAgagacaggatttgaacccagacctgCAGGTTGTCTGTgaagggggtgggtgggtaggcaAGCAGAGAAATGATGGCCAAGCCCCCTTTGAACGCCCCTGTCTGCCCCTGGGACAGGGATCCCAGCTGtgtgctggtgggggtggggggacagaccCAGTTGGTGGCTCTGGGCACtaagctgggaggagggagggtctAGCCACTGGGCCTGATGACCCCTGGGTTGTTTCCTTGGAGCCATCACTGTGTTTGCCAAACAGCTGGGGAGCAAAACAAGGGCATCTCCCAAActgtctcccctccccagccaATGCTTCCCAAAGGTGGCAGGGAAGCGGGGGTGGGAAACCCAGGGTgagcccctccctctccccacagggCTGCTGCAATGCAGCAAATGGGGAGCAACCcagtaaaaataacaaaaatgatcaTAAACACTGAGTCAGATCCCgtccctcctctgcccacagccctcctccccacctccctgggggTAAAAACCCAAGTGTACCCCACCTCCCACAAGACTGCACCAACTCCTgccccatcccctgccccctgtctctccccctcctcactcTGCTCCACACAAGCCTCCTCACTGCTCCTCCAGGACACCAGGCacagtcctgccccagggcctttgcacaggcatGAGCACTGCTGCCTTACTCCTATTTtcatacccatttcacagaggagaaaactgaactTCAGAGAGGCTCACTCGCTGACCCATCCGTTTGTAAGCAAGGCGGGGACTCAGCCCCAGGGCCTTCACTGCTGCTCCCTTCCCCCAGATTCGAGGACTTACCTCaggctctttctctcccttcagtTCTAGTCAAACTGATGCCCCATAGCCAAGTCTCTGCCACACGCTCTTTCCATGTATCATTCTGCTCATTCTCACTGAGCCTGGCCCTCCAGGAGCCCCAGCCTCTCAGGGAAAGAGAAGCCAAGGCTGCCTGTGGTTTATATCCAGATAGAAAGGACTTGGAGCTCCAAAAAGGTGGGCTATGGAGGGTTGGAGACATCCCACAGGAGttgagtcagggaaggcttcctggaggaggtggcactgGGGCTGGGCTTGAGGATGGATCAGATGTAGCCAAGAGAAAGATGGGAGGGTGGGAAGGTGTTCCAGGCACAGCCTGAACAACGGCCCTGAAGTGGGGAGATGTGCACAGCTCCTTGGGACCACAGCAGTGTCTGAGTCGTCCCAAGGATGAAACCGAAGTCCTCAAATGCCTGAGGACTGAAGGCATTTGAGGGAGTGAAGAGTGAGGAGTGAAGATAGTTGGTCTGAGGGCAACAGGGATGTTCCTGAGCAGTGGCAGGGAGGTGAATCTAGCTGGTGCAAATTGGCTGGGACTCCCACAGTCACCCCTGGGCCAGATCCCAGGGAAGCCAGGGGCCACCCTGACCTTACCACATAAGACTGTGGTTTCCCAACACCCTGAGCTGCCTCAGGGCCAGCCAAAAATGCGGTCAGAGGACAGGAGGGCCCCCATGAGACTGGCCTGTGGCCCTTGCCCTGCCTCTGTCTCCCCCATCCTGACCGGTGCAGCCAGAGAAGCCACAGGGAGATGGGCATAGGAGCGGCTGCACCCTCTGATCCCTCCTCCTCTTGATCCTGCTCCTTGTAGTTTCCCAGACATTCATTTATATTAAAGTGTGAATGACTTCCATTCCAGGAAGCAACATCTGAATGCTTCACCCAGGTGGGTGGGGCACTCTCAGTGGAACTCCAGGCAGGAGGTCAAGCTCGTCAGGGTGGCATCATTCCTTTCAAGTCTCGAACCCCGGCTCATGCGATATGGTTGCACACCTCCGAAGCCCCCAGCATCCCACCACTGAGACCCACATCGGCTGGAACAGAGGCACTGGCCTCTGGACAACACCAATACTCTTTATTCTGGAGAGTAAATGCCAAATGGCTAAGCAAGTGGGGGCAGCAGGTCCAGCTGAGGACCCCTCAGTCCGAGATGGAAAAGCTGGGGGAGGAAAAGGACACTCACTCACTTTTCAAAGCTCCAGACAGAAGCATGTGCCTCTGCTTCTATCACATGGGCAAAACATGTGATCCTCTGGGGAGTTTTGATCAGCTTCTTAGGGTGGAGCAATGGGGACCACAGCCAGTGAAACCAGCTTGGGGCTAGTCAGCCTGAGTTACGTTCAAGTCCTcatatgggaaagactaggggcGATCTGACATCAGTGACTTCAGTCTAGGATTCGGAGTTCGGTCCCCAACTCCACGCAAGAGCCAAGACCAAGGCTTCGGCTAGTAGTGCTGACGCATGGCCGCTAGGGGGAAGCAGGGCTCTCGGGGTGCAGGATGGCCTCCAGCTGCCTATGCGGTTCCATCGAGTCAAAAGTCCAGCTCAGGCATCAGAGTGTGCTTGGGGCGGCTGGGGGGCTCAGATTCCTCCTCGGGAATGTTCCCCGAGAGGACTGTTCCCTCCCCGTGctgggcctgccaggctctctgctgGGCTGGCCAGTCCAGGTGCGCCCAGCGGGGGTCAGGCCCCCCGATGACTTCGTCCACCAGGGCCTCCAGGTCAGGCGGGGGTTCGGGCCGCTCCACGAGGATGGGTGCGAAGGGCCCCACCAGCCAGGGCAGGGGCACGGCCTGTACCACCAGCTCCAGCAGCTCGTCCACGCACGCGTGGGCCCGGGCCATGCTGCCCCGGCCCTCGGCCAACACGGCCGCTGGCAAGTCTCCGAAGCGGCGGGCGTCGGCAAAGGCTACCTGCAGGGCGTCCACGCTGCGCCGCACCTCGGCCACTTTCTCCTGGGCGCTGGGGGGCAGGCCCCGCACGCTGGTCTCCAGCGCGTCCACGGTACTCTGCAGCTCCCGCATCAGGCTGCGGGACAGCACCAGGGTCTCCAGCTCTGCCTGTGGGTGGCGTGGGTGGGAATGGGTGGGAGCAGAGGGCCGGGTCCTCGGTGTCACGGATGGACCCCTGCCGGGACCCCcatctgcctcagtttccctgcagACACTCCAACCAGCTGTCAGCTGACCTCAGCACTTGATTGGAACCTGGCAGCCTTGGACCTACCCAGAGCccactcccttccctcccctcctcctcccatcccccacccatCTCCCACACCATCCTACCTGGCTGTGGCGCCTCCGGCCGTTCTCTAGGGGGCGCTGGCTCCAGTCCTCCCACAGCTCATGCACCTTCCCCGGGCTGGCCGGGGTGATGGGGGTCACTCCGCACTGCATGCGGTGGATCTGTGCGAACCAGGACCATGATAATCAGAGCTGGAGGGGCTGGAGAGTTGGGGGAACCAGGACCCCAGTCCTGGATCTGGCCTCAAAAAGCACTAGATGCAAACCTTCATGGCCTGCTGATCCAGCTTGGCTGACCCATCTAGTCTCTTCCCTGACCTTAGCCAAAACCTGTGACCTGAGGTTCCCCTGAAGCTCAGACTCACTGCCGGCCCTCTGCCCAGGCTGGTATCTCAGGTACACTCTCCCCGCCACCCATCTCCCCATCAGTTCATACCAGTTCATtgtaaatgtcacctcctccaagaagccttcccacCCCCCAAGCCTGGTTGGACCCCTCCTCTGGGTCTCACAGCATCCAGCATGCTCTCCTGTCATGACCCTTGACCCCTACTGGACTGTGAATGtcctggttgggggaggggggtcacTGTACCTTTAGTTCACAGGACAGGGCAGGTATGAGATGATTAACAGAAATAAACTGCGGTCCATCCATACAACAGAACACAGTCTACCCTCCATATTCGTAGGTCCTGCATCTGTGGATTCAGGGTTGCTTGAACCCACAGATGCAGAACCGGGGGATGCAGAGGGCAAACCGTACTAGGCCACTTTACAGAAGTGatttgagcatctgtggattttggtatccgtGGCAGATGGTCCTGGAATAAATCTCTCACAGATTCTAAGGGATGAATGTATTATGTCACCTTAAAGAGGAAGGAAGTGCTGACAGGCTAAAACAGGgctgaaccttgaggacattcagtcagttcaatcactcagtcgtgtcagactctttgcaaccccatagactgcagcatgacaggcttccctgtccatcaccaactcctggagcttgctcaaacatgtccatcaagtcggtgatgccatccaaccatctcatcttctgtcatccctttctcctcctgccttcaatctttcccaacatcagggtcttttccaatgagtcaattcttcgcatcaggtggcccaagtattggagctttagcttcaacatcagactttccaatgaatattcaggaatgatttcctttaggattaactggtttgatctccttgctgtccagggactctccaagagtcttctccaacaccacagttcaaaagcatcaattcttcggcgctcagcattctttatggcccagctctcatatatatacatgactattggaaaaaccatagctttgattatatggatctttgttggcaaagtaatatctctgctttttgatatgctgtctaggttagtcatagctttttttccatggagcaagcatattttaatttcatggctgcagtcaccatctgccatttttggagaccaagaaaatagtctgtcactgtttccattgtttcccctctatttgccatgaagtgatgggactggctgccatgatcttggtattctgaatgctgaattttaagccagctttttcactcctctctttcactttcatcaagaggctctgtagttcctcttcgctttctgccataagggtggtgtcatctacatatctgagattattgatatttctcccagcaatcttgattccagcttgtgcttcatccagcctgcattttgcatgatgtactctgctactaggggcttccctaatagctcagttggtaaagaatatccacctgcaatgcaggagacctcagtttgattcctgagttgggaagatccactggagaagagataggctacccactctagtattcttgggcttccccaatggctcatctggtgaagaatctgcctgcaaaatggGATACctgtattcaatccctgggttgggaagatcccctggcgaagggaacagctacctactccagtattctggcctggagaattccatggactgtatagtccatgggatcacaaagagttggacacgactgagtgactttcattttcacttcactctgcatataagttaagtaagcagggtgacaatatacagccttgatgtactcctttcccagttttgaatgagtccattgttccatatccggttctaactgttgcttcttgacctgcatacagacctctcagggaggcaggtaaggtggtctggtattcccatctcttgaagaattttccacagtttgttgtgatccacatagtcaaaggctttagcgtagtcaataaagcagatgtttttctggaattctcttgctttttctatgacccaacagatgttggcaatttgatctctggttcctctgacttttctaaatccagtttgaccatctggaagttctctgttcatgtactgttgaagcctagcttgaagaattttcagcattcctttgctagcacgtgagatgagtgcaattgtgcagtagtttgaacattctttggcattgcctttctttgggattggaatgaaaactgaccttttccagtcctgtggccactgctgagttttccaaatttgctggcatattgagtgcagcactttcatagcatcatcttttaggatgtgaaatagctcagctggaattccatcacctccactagctttgtttgtagtgatgcttcctaagacccacttgacttcacattccaggatgtctggctctgggtgagtgatcacactatcgtggttatctgcctcatgatcttttttgtatagttcttttgtgtattgttgccacctcttcttaatatcttccaattctgttaggtccataccatttctttcctttattgtgttcatctttgcatgaaattttcccatggtatctctaacttCCTTGAAGatatccctagtctttcccagtctattgttgaGGACGTTATGTGCAATGAAACTGGCCGACTCCGGTGCTCACAGGTGCCCTCTGGTGGCTACTTAAGGAAGGACAGACTGTGGGATCCAGGATGGGCAACCGGGATCAGGCCTGCACCcaggtggaggaagaggaggatgagtGAGGGTTTAGGGTAGACTTTGAAGGCAGAGTTAACAGTACTGATGTGTCGGATgtgggagaggaggtggagaagaGGGGAGTTGAGGGTGATTCCCAGGTTTTGGCTTGAGCCCTTATTAGGACAGGGTTGCCATCAATTGAGCTGAGAAGGATGCAGGAGGAGCAGGTTGGGGGCATCTGAACCTATCAAGCCCAGAGAACATGTtcctctggagagggaaggaTGCACAATGAGGGGAGAAGCAGGGTTATGAACTCGAGAAAGTCTGGGGAAGATTGGGGTTGGTGATGAGAGAGCCTGAGGTACCTTCATCACTTTTTCCATCTACcctgaaaagtaaaaatgaaagtcactgagtcgtttctgactcttcgcatcgccgaggactgtagcccgccaggctcctctgtactctgtccatggaattctccaggcaagaaaactagagtgggtagccattcccttcaccaggggaatcttcccaacccagggatcgaactaaaatctcttacatatcctgcattggcaggtgggttctttatcaccagcggcacctgggaagccttccaccTACCTTAACCACCTGTAAATTCCAACTCCTACTTCCCCTCCTCCACAAAGCCCCTCCGAACCTCTCCAGGCTTAGCCTAGAGCCCCACCAAGTGCCTCCAGCCCCGGGTCCCTCCTCTGCCCCAACCCTGCACATACATGCTTCCGCCTCCACCTTCAGACCAGGCACTCAGTCCACGCGTGCTGGCCCGCATCACAGGGTCGGGGAGGCGAGCCAAGAGCTCTCACCagctccagggtctcctgcagctGGGCCAGCGTGTCCTGGGCATGGtgtttcttctgcctcagtttccccagagaGTGCTCATACGCCAGGTGGCGGAGCCGCGTGGACAGGGAACCCAGGCGCACGAAGTAACCCTGATGTTTCCGCTGCTCTTCCACCGAGCCCACTTCCGGGCCCTCAGCCTCCGCCGCCAGCGCcgctggaggacagaggaggcgggGAGTCAGGGTGGCCTCGCCCTCTGCCCCTGGGTGGATTAGCGGCCAGggcacgggggtggggggaggtggggactCGCAAATTTAGAGTTCCCTTCTACAATATCAACTCATTCGACCATCCCAAAACCCTACGATGTAGCCACGATTATTAGTTCTATTTACAGACGAGGAAAACCAAGGAACAGAGAGGTGGAGTCCCACAGTGTACAAGAGGCTGACCTGGGATTCGAACCGAGGCAACCAGAACTACTCAACTTGAATACTAGGTCTCTTTACCTcggttttcctcatctgtaaatggagcTAATAACAGTAAAGAATTGATTACGAGTGCGTGGCACACAATAGGTGCTTCAAAAATGCCtcacagggacttccttggtggttcagtggttaagatcccgcgcttccattgcaggggggtTCCATCCACggtgggggaactaggatcccgtATGCTGCGCCCCATGGCcaaaacataaagtaaaatttaaaaataatgcctcACAGCCTTTCTGCCAAGGAGGGAACACGCCCCATATACCTCAAGTGCTATGAAGCAGGCCTGAGAAGTCAGATTGTCTCCAGGGCCGGAAGACAAGATGTAGAACCTTGGAGAATGGTGGGGTTTAAGGAAACCACGTAAAGGGTAGGATGCTATTCaacccaagtttttttttttttttttttttttgaaggcatACCAGAAATCAGGTTTTGTAGGgcaaaaatctgattttttttttttttttttttttgtcatagcacacagcatgtgggatctcatctCCCTGATCTGGGATCAaatctgagccccctgcattggaaagcagagtcttaaccactggacccctgggGAAGTCaccaaaatatgattttaatttttatgtatatttatttctttggctgccttgggtcttagttgcatcatgcgggctcagctgccctgaggcatgtgggatcttagtccctgaccagggatcaaacctgcatcccctgcattgcaaggcagattcttaaccactggaccaccaggggaagttcccagaaatctgatttttaaatgaatgagatGAATTAAACCATTTTAAGGGCACTGCATAGGACAGATACTGCAACATGGGGTGCCACGGTCTGGAGGGCCACCAGTTTGAGACTGTGGCCCTCCAGTCTGTCAGTCCAGTCCACTCTTGAGGGTCTGGGCAGTCAGATTTCTACTAGGATGTGGGCCAGGAGCCATGGAAGTGGACTGGAACCCTGTGTTCCCTGCTGatctgctgtgtggccttggatgAGTCTGCGACCTCTCTGATCTGTAGCCTCTAGAGGTGGGCCCTGGGCAGGAGGATTCAGGCGCGAATGGGGAGGCTGCTGGTCTTACCGAGCTCCTCCTCAGTCATGGGCAGGAAGTGGTCCACCAGCTCCTCTGACTTTTCCAGCACGACATCCATGGCGTGGCTCATGGATCGCTTCAGCTCCACACTCCAGCGGCGGCCCTGCCGGGCCAGGCCCACCATGCCTGTCACGCCGCTGGACACCACACCCTTGGCCGAGGTCACCACCTGGCAGGAGGGGTCAAGCTCCAGGTGCTGTCAGCCTTGGTCTCCCTTCCCTTGCCCCCAGCTCCGGCGGGCTGTGAGGCAAGGACCCCTGGCCCCTGACTGCCTCTGGGCCACTATTTCCCCctctttatgatttttctttttcttttctttatgtggaccattttaaaagtctttattgaatgtggtatagtattgcttctgtttatggtttggttttttggtcaggaggcacgtgggatctcagctccccaacccgGGATCGatcccataccccctgcattggaaggagaagtcttaaccactgggccaccagggaagtcccaccccttttataaaatgggggaaaatcAGGTCTGTTTCTCATGGGGTTGTTGAAGGGAGGCTTAGCACCAGCTGGCACAtattaagtgctcagtaaacatggGTGTCTAATTGACATCTAATTTTCATCTGGCTGGTGTTATCTCAAATTGACTGAAGCCTGACTGGGTCCTGGCCCAGGTATTGAGGTTGGGTCTGGGAGGAGGCTGCATTTCTCACTCCCACCTCCACTGCCCCCACATAGGTTCCCACATGATCTGGCAGTGCTGGGGGGTTACCGTCTCTGAAGGATGCTGGAGAAAGGGCAGTTTCTCTTCCAGCTTGTCCAGGCCCCTGCAGGCAAGATCATTCACTGTGGCCACTGgagacagagaggcagggagTGAGAATTGGGGAGATGTCAAGGGAACTAGGGACACTCAGAGAGTCATGGACAGAGGGGATGCTGGGGGACaggcagaaaaaaagagatagagacacacacaggggGAAAGAGATAGGGAGCGGGGCACCTGGCTGGTCCCCTGCAAGGGGCTGGGGACCCTGAGGCTGTGGGTGGGCCACCAGGCGGGACCCTGCCTCTCTGCCCTTCCCGCCTCAGCCCTGCCATCAGTGCTGCCAGCACCAAAGTGACTCCTCACCCATGTGCAACTCAGACACCTCAGCAAGCAGGTTCAAGATCACACAAGCCAGCTGAGAAGGGAGGGTGCGGCCCTGGGTTGGGACCCTCAGGTGATCCCCTTCCTCAGTCAGATGTAAGACCAGGGATctctctgccccccaccacaccccTGGATTGGACCCCTGAGGTGGTTGCAGGCTCAGgatgggtgggggcagggacagaggggcAGACAGGGGAGAGAACTCGGACAGCAGAGGGACCCAAGGCACATCAGGCTAGTCAAAGGGAGGAGGACAGTGAGACAGACAAATGGGAACCAAAGGGGTGGACACATAAACAGCTAAGAGCAGGTAGCCAGACGATCAAACTACAGAGGGACAAATAAGAGGGGAACAGAGGGGAAGATGGGAAACAAACAGGGGGGAAG
This genomic window from Cervus canadensis isolate Bull #8, Minnesota chromosome 4, ASM1932006v1, whole genome shotgun sequence contains:
- the PLIN5 gene encoding perilipin-5 isoform X2 gives rise to the protein MSEDEAAQAPGPSLWEQDQQSVVQRVAALPLIRATCTAVSEAYSAAKDRHPLLGSACRLAEHCVCDLTTRALDHAQPLLSHLQPQLATVNDLACRGLDKLEEKLPFLQHPSETVVTSAKGVVSSGVTGMVGLARQGRRWSVELKRSMSHAMDVVLEKSEELVDHFLPMTEEELALAAEAEGPEVGSVEEQRKHQGYFVRLGSLSTRLRHLAYEHSLGKLRQKKHHAQDTLAQLQETLELIHRMQCGVTPITPASPGKVHELWEDWSQRPLENGRRRHSQAELETLVLSRSLMRELQSTVDALETSVRGLPPSAQEKVAEVRRSVDALQVAFADARRFGDLPAAVLAEGRGSMARAHACVDELLELVVQAVPLPWLVGPFAPILVERPEPPPDLEALVDEVIGGPDPRWAHLDWPAQQRAWQAQHGEGTVLSGNIPEEESEPPSRPKHTLMPELDF
- the PLIN5 gene encoding perilipin-5 isoform X1, whose product is MSEDEAAQAPGPSLWEQDQQSVVQRVAALPLIRATCTAVSEAYSAAKDRHPLLGSACRLAEHCVCDLTTRALDHAQPLLSHLQPQLATVNDLACRGLDKLEEKLPFLQHPSETVVTSAKGVVSSGVTGMVGLARQGRRWSVELKRSMSHAMDVVLEKSEELVDHFLPMTEEELAALAAEAEGPEVGSVEEQRKHQGYFVRLGSLSTRLRHLAYEHSLGKLRQKKHHAQDTLAQLQETLELIHRMQCGVTPITPASPGKVHELWEDWSQRPLENGRRRHSQAELETLVLSRSLMRELQSTVDALETSVRGLPPSAQEKVAEVRRSVDALQVAFADARRFGDLPAAVLAEGRGSMARAHACVDELLELVVQAVPLPWLVGPFAPILVERPEPPPDLEALVDEVIGGPDPRWAHLDWPAQQRAWQAQHGEGTVLSGNIPEEESEPPSRPKHTLMPELDF